A stretch of the Clostridium botulinum genome encodes the following:
- a CDS encoding 50S ribosomal protein L25: MEVLKAEERVKDSVHSARRERKKGMVPGVLYGAGIQNLLFEIGELELNREVLKHGEHGGINLEINNRQHQAIVKEVQKDPVTKKIIHVDLQEVNKEEIVQTEIPIVFKGEELISKRGDTIQKEKSNIRVKAKYDDIPSHINIDLSRMSAGDVCRINDVEMSSEITCLDDMDTILAVVMGRADNRPDTDELEAISQESVPEE, encoded by the coding sequence ATGGAAGTGTTAAAAGCCGAAGAAAGAGTTAAAGATTCTGTGCATTCTGCTAGACGTGAGAGAAAAAAAGGAATGGTTCCAGGGGTGCTTTATGGAGCTGGAATACAAAATTTATTATTTGAAATAGGAGAACTTGAGTTAAATAGGGAAGTTTTAAAGCATGGTGAGCATGGAGGAATTAATTTAGAGATTAATAATAGACAGCACCAAGCGATAGTAAAAGAAGTGCAAAAGGATCCAGTAACAAAAAAAATAATTCATGTAGATTTACAAGAAGTAAATAAGGAAGAAATAGTTCAAACAGAAATTCCTATAGTATTTAAAGGCGAAGAATTGATATCTAAAAGAGGAGATACTATTCAAAAAGAAAAATCTAACATAAGAGTTAAAGCAAAATACGATGATATACCTAGCCACATTAATATAGATCTTTCTAGAATGAGTGCAGGAGATGTTTGCAGAATAAATGATGTAGAAATGTCAAGTGAAATAACATGTTTAGATGATATGGATACTATTTTAGCTGTTGTTATGGGTAGAGCGGATAATAGACCTGATACAGATGAACTTGAAGCAATTTCACAAGAGTCAGTACCAGAAGAATAA
- a CDS encoding membrane protein: protein MLKLLKLELKRFLININFLICIILGTICCFIQSPEWMQHTNSYCYVELWTRGQEYLSIFFPLLVSIPYAYTLSVERKNHFLKCVYTRADKNKYLIAKGIANGITGGLVIFISSLILFLVLKHIFLTPSQVSNHELLISKDPFSYLIKSNPNIYILIFCLWGFLHGFIWATFSYAISLIANNIFIVLAIPFLYHIINSFLFQLLCFSLISSTEAFAPYVLHSFAFIRILIPSIIVILISAIILYYYTLIKEDCYD, encoded by the coding sequence ATGTTGAAACTTTTAAAATTAGAATTAAAAAGATTTCTTATTAATATAAATTTTTTAATTTGCATAATTTTGGGGACTATTTGTTGTTTTATTCAATCACCTGAATGGATGCAGCATACTAATAGCTACTGTTACGTAGAACTGTGGACGAGAGGTCAAGAATATCTTTCAATATTTTTTCCACTATTAGTATCTATTCCTTATGCATATACTTTATCAGTAGAACGAAAAAACCATTTTTTAAAATGTGTATATACACGAGCTGACAAAAATAAATATTTAATTGCTAAAGGTATTGCCAATGGAATTACTGGTGGTTTAGTTATCTTTATATCTTCATTAATATTATTTTTAGTATTAAAACACATTTTTTTAACTCCCTCACAGGTAAGTAATCATGAACTTCTAATATCAAAAGATCCTTTTTCTTACCTTATAAAAAGCAATCCTAATATTTATATATTAATTTTCTGTCTTTGGGGATTTTTGCATGGATTTATCTGGGCTACATTTTCATATGCAATTTCATTAATTGCAAATAATATTTTTATTGTTTTAGCAATACCATTTTTATATCACATAATAAATAGTTTTTTATTTCAACTACTATGTTTTTCTCTTATATCATCTACAGAAGCATTTGCACCATATGTACTTCATAGCTTTGCTTTTATTAGGATACTTATTCCCTCCATTATAGTTATTTTAATCAGTGCTATAATATTGTATTACTATACTTTGATAAAGGAAGATTGCTATGACTAA
- a CDS encoding membrane protein: MMLKNCIKKDLCSLINLKITLITISSFFIISMYSYSMLTTGSISKAKLNIFDLFLINFLGPCNNTIMDFLKWFLPIILFMFFIGNFFYKEWQGRYLYSLIRTKSLSQWLLSKIISISIFSFLYCITFYIVTLIVGLLTKLKIENCISKFASENILLNGTSSWSVYKITMSIFILLFLGLIVLSLIVLNFSLFNNESIYGYLFICLIVSEPLINNIIPNSIIPWLLGEQLIFFKHSITNSALNNFTVQWSICYLLILGLLSIYLSFIALKKKDFR; encoded by the coding sequence ATGATGCTTAAAAATTGTATAAAAAAGGATTTATGTTCATTAATAAATTTAAAAATAACTTTAATAACTATTTCTTCTTTTTTCATTATATCAATGTATTCATATTCTATGTTAACTACAGGAAGTATATCCAAAGCAAAACTTAATATATTTGACCTTTTTTTAATAAATTTTTTAGGACCTTGTAATAATACCATTATGGATTTTCTAAAATGGTTTTTACCTATTATTTTATTTATGTTTTTTATAGGAAATTTTTTTTATAAAGAATGGCAAGGAAGATACTTATATTCTTTAATTAGAACTAAATCATTATCTCAATGGTTACTTAGTAAAATAATATCTATATCAATATTTTCATTTTTATATTGTATAACTTTTTATATAGTGACATTAATAGTAGGACTTTTAACTAAACTTAAAATAGAAAATTGCATAAGTAAATTTGCAAGTGAAAACATACTTTTAAATGGTACAAGCTCCTGGTCTGTGTATAAAATAACAATGTCTATATTTATATTATTGTTTTTAGGATTAATAGTATTATCATTAATAGTTCTTAATTTTAGCCTATTTAATAACGAATCAATTTATGGTTATTTGTTCATATGCCTGATTGTGTCAGAACCACTTATTAACAATATTATTCCTAATTCTATAATTCCTTGGCTACTTGGAGAGCAACTTATTTTCTTTAAGCATTCAATTACAAACTCAGCTTTGAATAATTTTACAGTGCAGTGGTCTATTTGTTATTTATTAATCCTTGGACTATTGAGCATTTATTTATCTTTTATAGCTTTAAAGAAAAAAGATTTTAGATAA
- a CDS encoding ATP-binding cassette domain-containing protein yields the protein MKETVIKINNLTKDIKGDVILNNINLNIKKNKIYGIIGHNGCGKSMLFKAICGLIKPTEGNIFVNEKEIGKDTSFPENVGVLIEDPGFIPNYTAVKNLKLLADIQGKIGEKEIKDSLIKVGLDPNNKKGVKKYSLGMKQKLGIAQAIMENPSILILDEPMNGLDFDSVKNIRNLILELKSKGKTILLTSHNKEDIDILCDELFKMDKGTLQTA from the coding sequence TTGAAAGAAACAGTTATAAAAATCAATAATTTAACAAAAGACATCAAAGGTGATGTTATACTAAATAATATTAATTTAAATATTAAAAAAAATAAAATCTATGGAATCATAGGTCATAATGGCTGCGGTAAAAGTATGTTATTTAAAGCTATTTGTGGACTAATAAAACCAACTGAAGGTAATATTTTTGTAAATGAAAAAGAAATAGGCAAAGATACTAGTTTTCCAGAGAATGTGGGTGTCTTAATAGAGGACCCTGGATTTATCCCTAATTATACTGCTGTTAAAAATTTAAAATTATTAGCAGATATCCAAGGTAAAATAGGCGAAAAAGAAATTAAGGATTCACTAATAAAAGTGGGTCTGGATCCTAATAATAAAAAAGGAGTAAAAAAATATTCCTTAGGTATGAAACAAAAACTTGGAATAGCTCAAGCCATAATGGAAAATCCATCTATACTTATATTAGATGAACCTATGAATGGACTGGATTTTGACAGTGTAAAAAATATTAGAAATTTAATTTTAGAATTAAAAAGTAAAGGCAAAACCATATTACTTACTAGTCATAATAAAGAAGACATTGATATATTATGTGATGAACTTTTTAAAATGGACAAAGGCACCCTTCAAACTGCATAG
- a CDS encoding DUF523 domain-containing protein, whose product MIVISACLCGIDCKYSGGNNLNPKALKLLKKGKAILVCPEQMGGLGTPRTPCEIMGGEGEDVLNGEAKVISKEGVDCTKEFLKGAYEALKIAKEVNAKKAIFKSKSPSCGFGKIYDGNFSGNKIDGNGVTSALFLKNGIKIVTEEEL is encoded by the coding sequence ATGATAGTTATAAGTGCTTGTCTATGTGGAATTGATTGCAAATATAGTGGCGGAAATAATTTAAATCCTAAGGCTTTAAAACTTTTAAAAAAAGGTAAGGCAATATTAGTTTGTCCAGAACAAATGGGAGGATTAGGTACTCCTAGAACTCCATGTGAGATAATGGGTGGAGAAGGAGAAGATGTATTAAATGGAGAAGCTAAAGTTATAAGCAAGGAGGGTGTAGATTGTACTAAAGAATTTTTAAAGGGTGCTTATGAAGCTTTGAAAATTGCAAAAGAAGTAAATGCTAAAAAAGCTATTTTTAAATCTAAAAGCCCTTCTTGCGGATTTGGGAAGATATATGATGGAAACTTTAGTGGAAATAAAATAGACGGAAATGGCGTTACATCAGCACTGTTTCTGAAAAACGGTATAAAGATAGTTACGGAAGAAGAATTATAA